One stretch of Brachyhypopomus gauderio isolate BG-103 chromosome 10, BGAUD_0.2, whole genome shotgun sequence DNA includes these proteins:
- the LOC143525745 gene encoding ubiquitin carboxyl-terminal hydrolase 32-like, with amino-acid sequence MGAKESRIGFLSYDEAIKRVTDVELKRLRDAFRRTCGLSYYMSQQCFFKEVLGDMVPVNISEVIYSSFGGTSKGLHFNNLIVGLVLLTRGRDEEKARYIFSLFASESGSYATREDMEAMLQAVDGEVHPSLRKCFTEAEKVNYEKFKSWLLQNKDAFTFSRWLLSSGVCVTLTDDSDTPTFYQTLAGVTHLEESDIIDLEKRYWLLKAQSRTGRFDLETFVPLVSPPIHPSISEGLFHAFDENRDNHIDFKEISCGLSACCRGPLAERQKFCFKVFDGDRDGVLCRQELHEMVGALLEVWRDNRTDFIPELQANVPDIVEDILRVHDTTKKGHLTLEDYQMWSVQSALAGEFLNLLFQVCHIVLGLRPASPEEEGQIIRGWLERESRHGLQPGDYWFLICTQWWQQWKDYVRYDSKVIVVEQPSVFVGGRNPPSSAGQHQGGHGDAVVSSHSSPEEKFSDNISSASEASETTSGGLLPIASTGADVCFARQPDSPDADGQNFLGSDGGAAVLRPGAIDNQPLVTSEPLKAPTLTMEGGLLRRSPTLRLGQDFEVVPEPVWRALYHWYGANLSLPRPVIRARDVEKAELELFPRHLLFLKQQPPARTPQSNGWSSIGSMPSPSAPLKRVLLYTGCFSRVGTIKDVHDYLSQRLRIKEEDMRLWLYINDNYLTLLDDEDHSLEALKIPDEQYMVIEVRNKDMSWPEEMSFLANSSRMNRHKVPTEKGATGLSNLGNTCFMNSSIQCVSNTKPLTEYFTSGYHLYELNRTNPIGMRGHMAKCYGDLIQELWSGAQKSIAPLKLRWTIAKYAPRFDGFQQQDSQELLAFLLDGLHEDLNRVHDKPYVELKDSGGRPDWEVASEAWENHLRRNRSIVVDLFHGQLRSQVKCKTCGHVSARFDPFNFLSLPLPMDNSMHLEIVVVRLDGSTPVRYGLRLNADERYSGLKSLLSELCLLRPQQLLLVEIHLSCIKNFPLDSQKVRRAASGFLCAFEVPLPTSPSSATSPEDEGPGDLLKLANGTSPPLSSGTTLRLDIIPKGMPNTVVPNTVVPCSTDGSPANGLPNGHTVTPHTGPFTGYLIAIHRKMMRAELYFLSSQKNRPSLFGMPLIVPCTADTRGRDLYNTVWTQVSRLASPLPPQESSNHAQDCDDSLGYQYPFTLRAVQGDGNSCAWCPWYRFCRGCAIECSEDRVALGHVCIAVDWDPTALHLRYQTSQERLVEEHASVEQSRRAQAVPISLDSCLRAFTSEEELGENELYYCSKCKTHRLATKKLDLWRLPPILIVHLKRFQFVNGRWIKSQKIVRFPRDNFDPSAFLTPRETDHSQHGWRPCSGDELSEQEPGPNSTLADPPSNAIPHAANDAKDSPGSGRLVSSSLSRSASPSGSPKADGRRLTQKRPDSRPQLSLSKESLDSGRESPSELEPAGGRPEAHSEADVAGLDSALGGEDAGRDCDNATSVSELESNGCTEDSMDLDASQDQRDRICLEPVYDLYAISCHSGILGGGHYVTYAKNPNEKWYCYNDSSCKEMNPDEMDTESAYILFYEQQGVDHSLFMPKTEGKKVADTSSMDEDFETDYKKYCVLQ; translated from the exons ATGGGGGCCAAGGAATCAAGGATTGGCTTCCTCTCCTATGACGAGGCAATCAAGAGAG TGACGGATGTTGAGCTCAAAAGGCTGAGAGATGCTTTCAGGAGGACATGTGGCTTGTCGTACTATATGAGTCAGCAATGCTTCTTCAAGGAGGTGCTGGGAGACATGGTTCCAGTCAATATCTCAGAG GTGATCTACAGTTCCTTCGGTGGCACATCGAAAGGTCTGCACTTCAACAACCTCATTGTTGGCCTGGTGCTGCTCACCAGAGGGCGTGATGAAGAAAAGGCCAGAT ACATTTTCAGTCTTTTTGCCAGTGAATCAGGCAGTTATGCCACACGGGAGGACATGGAAGCCATGCTGCAGGCTGTGGATGGAGAAGTTCATCCCTCTCTTAGGAAGTGCTTCACCGAG GCAGAGAAGGTGAATTATGAGAAGTTtaagagctggctgcttcagaACAAGGATGCGTTCACCTTCTCCCGGTGGCTCTTAtccagtggggtgtgtgtgactctgaCCGATGACAGCGACACACCTACCTTCTACCAGACCTTAGCAGGGGTCACACACT tAGAAGAATCGGACATTATTGACCTGGAGAAGCGATACTGGTTACTGAAAGCTCAGTCACGAACTGGACGATTTGACTTGGAGACATTTGTCCCGTTGGTGTCTCCTCCTATTCATCCGTCCATAAGTGAAG GTTTGTTCCACGCCTTTGATGAGAACAGAGACAATCACATAGACTTCAAAGAGATCTCCTGCGGCCTGTCGGCGTGCTGCAGGGGGCCCCTGGCCGAGAGGCAGAAAT TTTGTTTTAAAGTGTTTGATGGCGACCGTGACGGAGTTCTCTGTCGACAAGAACTCCACGAGATGGTTGGTGCGTTACTAGAGGTCTGGAGGGACAATCGTACTGACTTCATCCCT GAATTGCAGGCAAACGTGCCTGATATCGTCGAAGACATTCTTAGGGTACACGACACTACAAAG AAGGGCCATCTGACACTGGAAGACTATCAGATGTGGAGTGTGCAGAGTGCGCTAGCCGGCGAGTTCCTCAACCTCCTGTTCCAG GTGTGTCACATTGTTCTGGGACTGCGGCCTGCCAGTCCGGAGGAAGAAGGACAGATCATCAG gggCTGGTTAGAGCGAGAGAGCCGCCATGGTCTTCAGCCTGGAGACTATTGGTTCCTAATCTGCACCCAGTGGTGGCAGCAGTGGAAGGACTATGTCAGATAT GACAGTAAGGTGATAGTGGTGGAACAGCCATCTGTCTTCGTCGGGGGCAGAAATCCTCCGTCCAGCGCTGGGCAGCACCAGGGTGGCCACGGAGACGCTGTGGTCAGCTCGCACTCGTCCCCCGAGGAGAAGTTCTCTGACAACATCTCCAGCGCCTCCGAGGCGTCCGAAACCACAAGCGGCG GCCTCCTTCCCATCGCATCCACGGGCGCAGATGTCTGTTTCGCCCGCCAGCCCGACTCTCCGGACGCGGATGGTCAGAACTTCCTCGGGTCCGACGGGGGCGCTGCTGTGCTCAGACCGGGCGCCATAGACAACCAGCCCCTGGTGACCTCGGAGCCGCTCAAG GCTCCCACGTTGACGATGGAGGGAGGGTTACTGCGCCGTTCTCCCACACTGCGGCTGGGCCAGGACTTTGAGGTCGTACCCGAGCCGGTGTGGAGGGCTCTGTACCACTGGTACGGGGCCAACCTGAGCCTGCCGCGGCCG GTGATCCGGGCGAGGGACGTGGAGAAGGCCGAGCTGGAACTCTTCCCCAGACACCTGCTCTTCCTCAAACAGCAGCCGCCCGCCCGCACGCCACAGTCCAACGGCTGGAGCAGCATCG GCAGCATGCCCTCCCCCAGCGCCCCACTGAAGCGGGTGCTGCTCTACACGGGCTGCTTCAGCCGGGTGGGCACCATCAAGGACGTTCACGACTACCTGTCCCAGCGGCTCCGCATTAAAGAGGAGGACATGAGACTCTGGCTCTACATCAATGAC AATTATCTCACCCTGCTTGATGATGAGGACCACTCACTGGAAGCTCTGAAGATCCCTGATGAACAGTACATGGTTATTGAAG TGCGCAACAAAGACATGAGCTGGCCCGAGGAGATGTCCTTCTTGGCCAACAGCAGCAGGATGAACAGGCACAAAG TGCCCACTGAGAAAGGAGCCACTGGCCTGAGTAACCTTGGCAACACGTGCTTCATGAATTCTAGCATCCAGTGCGTGAGCAACACTAAACCTCTGACGGAGTACTTCACGTCGGGCTATCACCTCTATGAACTCaacag AACAAATCCTATTGGGATGCGAGGTCACATGGCAAAATGCTATGGTGATCTGATCCAGGAACTGTGGAGTGGTGCACAGAAGAGCATCGCGCCGCTGAAACTCAGG TGGACCATAGCCAAATACGCCCCACGCTTCGACGGCTTCCAGCAGCAGGACTCCCAGGAGCTGCTGGCCTTCCTGTTAGACGGCCTCCACGAGGACCTGAACCGAGTCCACGACAAGCCGTACGTGGAGTTGAAGGACAGCGGCGGCAGACCTGACTGGGAGGTCGCCTCTGAG GCCTGGGAGAATCATCTGAGGAGGAACCGCTCCATAGTGGTGGACCTGTTCCATGGGCAGCTCAGGTCTCAGGTCAAATGCAAAACCTGTGGACACGTCAGCGCCCGATTTGACCCCTTCAActtcctctcactccccctgcCCATGGACAACTCCATGCACCTCGAGATCGTAG TGGTGAGGCTGGATGGCTCCACGCCAGTGCGGTACGGCCTCAGGCTCAACGCAGATGAGAGATACTCCGGCCTGAAGAGCCTGCTGAGTGAACTGTGCCTTCTGAGGCCTCAACAGCTTCTCCTGGTGGAGATCCACTTGTCCTGCATTAAG AATTTTCCATTAGATAGCCAGAAGGTGCGGCGTGCTGCCAGTGGTTTCCTGTGTGCGTTTGAAGTCCCGCTGCCCACGTCTCCTTCATCCGCCACCTCCCCTGAAGACGAGGGTCCTG GAGACCTCCTAAAACTGGCCAACGGAACGAGCCCTCCCCTCTCCAGCGGCACCACCCTGCGGCTGGACATCATCCCCAAGGGCATGCCCAACACGGTGGTGCCCAACACGGTGGTGCCCTGCAGCACAGACGGCAGCCCCGCCAACGGCCTCCCTAACGGCCACACCGTGACCCCCCACACCGGGCCCTTCACCGGCTACCTCATTGCCATCCATCGTAAGATG ATGCGTGCAGAGTTGTACTTCCTCTCATCTCAGAAGAACCGGCCCAGCCTGTTCGGGATGCCCCTGATCGTGCCCTGCACGGCGGATACGCGCGGTCGGGACCTGTACAACACGGTGTGGACGCAGGTGTCTCGTCTGGCCAGTCCGCTGCCCCCGCAGGAGTCCAGCAACCACGCCCAAGACTG TGATGACAGCCTGGGTTACCAGTACCCTTTCACCCTGCGCGCCGTCCAGGGAGACGGAAACTCCTGTGCTTGGTGTCCATGGTACAG GTTCTGTCGTGGCTGTGCCATAGAGTGCAGTGAGGACAGGGTTGCACTAGGCCATGTGTGCATAGCTGTGGACTGGGACCCCACAGCCCTGCATCTCCGGTACCAGACATCCCAGGAAAGG ctggtGGAGGAGCATGCCAGCGTGGAGCAGAGCCGGCGTGCCCAGGCCGTGCCCATCAGCTTGGACAGCTGCCTGAGGGCCTTCACCAGCGAGGAGGAACTGGGCGAGAACGAACTCTACTACTGCTCCAAGTGCAAGACCCACCGCTTGGCCACCAAGAAGCTGGACCTGTGGAGGCTCCCGCCCATCCTG ATTGTTCATTTGAAGCGCTTCCAGTTTGTGAACGGGCGCTGGATTAAATCTCAGAAGATCGTGCGCTTCCCCAGGGACAACTTTGACCCCAGTGCATTTCTGACTCCTCGGGAGACAGACCACAGCCAGCACGGCTGGAGGCCCTGTTCAGGAGATGAGCTATCTGAGCAGGAACCTGGGCCCAACTCTACACTGGCAGATCCACCTTCTAACGCCATACCACATGCCGCTAATGATGCAAAAG ACTCTCCAGGTAGTGGGAGGTtggtctcctcctccctcagcaGAAGCGCCAGTCCCAGCGGGAGCCCCAAAGCCGACGGGCGGAGGCTGACCCAGAAGCGGCCCGACTCGCGGCCGCAGCTCTCCCTCAGCAAGGAGAGTCTAGACAGCGGCAGGGAGAGCCCGTCGGAGCTGGAGCCGGCCGGCGGGAGGCCCGAGGCCCACAGCGAGGCCGACGTGGCGGGCCTGGACTCGGCGCTGGGGGGCGAGGATGCTGGCAGAGACTGTGACAACGCCACGTCCGTGTCTGAGCTGGAGAGCAACGGATGCACCGAGGACAGCATGGACCTGGACGCCTCCCAGGACCAAAGGGACAGGATCTGCCTGGAGCCCGTCTACGACCTGTATGCAATATCA TGTCACTCAGGGATTCTTGGAGGAGGCCATTATGTCACATATGCCAAAAACCCCAATGAGAAATGGTACTGTTACAACGACAGCAGCTGCAAG GAGATGAACCCGGACGAGATGGACACGGAGTCGGCGTACATTCTCTTCTACGAACAGCAGGGCGTGGACCACTCCCTCTTCATGCCAAAGACAGAAGGGAAAAAGGTGGCGGACACCAGCAGCATGGACGAGGACTTTGAGACGGACTACAAGAAGTACTGTGTTCTTCAATGA